In Verrucomicrobiota bacterium, one DNA window encodes the following:
- a CDS encoding SLC13 family permease yields the protein MTSDQVILFILVILIFAFLMWGRFRYDLVAFSALLIALAAGVVPKEEVFSGFGHPAVVIVALVLIVSRGLSRSGAIELLAQKVIKGSRGQQAHIGIMASISAALSSIMNNVAALALLMPIDIQAARRAKRSPAITLMPLSFASILGGMVTLIGTPTNIVIAIFREDALGEPYGMFDFAPVGIVVAIAGILFVTLIGWRLIPVERGKHDTGKDLLDLKGYLAEAKVPETSKTIGKSLRDLDDLAVEYDVNTVGLVHRGKRVPGLARDHAICKGDLIVIEGGPEAIDQFVGAAGLEFVKSEKFNGITAEALVLMEVVVPDGARIGGRSAVDLRLLHRQGVTLLGISRGGTRIRERIRKERIQVGDILLLLGQEDQLPDVAEWLGCLPIAERGLEVKQRSKAWTAVGVFAAAIISASFGWVYLPLALAAVVIVYVLLKIVPLNQVYGSVEWSVIVLLGSMIPIGAALETSGGTAIIAEGLLNLTSGLPVVAVLTLLMIVTMTLSDVLNNVATALIAAPIGIGIAQGLNANPDSFLMAVAVAASCAFLTPIGHKNNTIIMGPGGYKFGDYWRMGLPLEILVIAVSIPVILIVWPL from the coding sequence ATGACAAGCGATCAGGTCATACTATTTATCCTGGTTATTCTGATCTTTGCGTTCCTCATGTGGGGGCGTTTTCGTTATGATCTGGTTGCCTTCTCTGCACTTTTGATCGCGCTTGCTGCCGGGGTCGTGCCTAAGGAGGAGGTGTTTTCTGGATTCGGGCATCCCGCTGTTGTTATTGTGGCGTTGGTGTTAATTGTCAGCCGTGGTTTATCACGCTCTGGTGCCATCGAATTACTTGCTCAAAAAGTGATTAAGGGATCGCGCGGTCAACAAGCGCATATCGGAATTATGGCGAGCATCTCTGCTGCGCTTTCGAGTATTATGAATAACGTCGCTGCGTTAGCCCTGCTGATGCCTATCGATATTCAGGCAGCACGCCGAGCAAAGAGGAGTCCGGCGATCACGCTCATGCCACTTTCCTTTGCATCCATTCTCGGTGGCATGGTGACACTCATTGGCACGCCCACTAATATCGTTATTGCTATCTTTCGCGAGGACGCACTCGGCGAGCCATACGGGATGTTTGATTTTGCACCTGTGGGTATCGTTGTCGCGATTGCAGGTATCTTGTTCGTGACTCTTATCGGATGGCGTCTGATTCCGGTTGAACGTGGTAAGCACGATACTGGAAAGGATCTTTTGGATCTGAAGGGGTACTTGGCTGAAGCCAAGGTGCCTGAGACCTCTAAAACAATTGGGAAGTCGCTTAGAGACCTGGACGATTTGGCTGTCGAATACGATGTTAACACCGTCGGACTTGTGCATCGCGGAAAGCGGGTGCCAGGGCTGGCCCGCGACCACGCTATTTGCAAAGGCGACCTGATTGTGATTGAGGGAGGACCTGAAGCGATTGATCAATTTGTTGGTGCGGCAGGTTTGGAATTTGTAAAATCTGAGAAGTTCAATGGCATCACCGCTGAAGCACTAGTCCTCATGGAAGTAGTGGTGCCGGATGGTGCACGTATCGGAGGACGGTCGGCGGTGGATTTGCGACTTCTCCATCGCCAGGGCGTTACTCTATTGGGTATTTCGCGTGGAGGCACCCGCATCCGGGAACGCATTCGCAAAGAGCGCATTCAGGTCGGCGATATCTTGCTACTGCTTGGGCAAGAAGATCAGTTACCCGATGTTGCGGAATGGCTTGGTTGTTTGCCCATCGCGGAACGTGGGCTTGAAGTAAAGCAACGAAGCAAAGCCTGGACGGCAGTGGGTGTTTTCGCCGCCGCTATTATTTCTGCCAGTTTTGGTTGGGTATACTTACCGCTTGCACTTGCTGCCGTGGTCATCGTGTATGTTCTGCTTAAGATTGTTCCTCTCAATCAGGTCTATGGTTCGGTAGAGTGGTCTGTTATTGTGTTGCTTGGCTCAATGATTCCTATCGGTGCGGCTTTGGAGACGAGCGGCGGCACTGCGATTATCGCCGAAGGCTTACTCAATTTGACTTCAGGATTACCGGTCGTAGCCGTACTCACTCTACTGATGATCGTCACGATGACCCTTTCCGACGTTCTCAACAACGTGGCTACTGCATTGATAGCAGCGCCCATCGGCATCGGCATCGCCCAAGGTCTTAACGCCAATCCCGATTCTTTTCTTATGGCGGTCGCCGTGGCAGCGTCTTGTGCGTTTCTTACGCCAATAGGTCACAAGAACAACACCATCATCATGGGACCTGGCGGCTATAAGTTTGGTGATTATTGGCGCATGGGGTTGCCCTTAGAAATATTGGTCATTGCGGTCAGCATACCGGTCATCCTGATTGTCTGGCCACTTTGA
- a CDS encoding 3'-5' exonuclease: protein MHSANTVVVLDFETTGLSPDWGDCAIEIGAVRIKEGVVVERFQELMNPGFRISGFIEGFTGITNEMLRDAAPCGEVMHRFADFIEDDNLVAHNAGFDKRFLDAELGKISRTYSGEFACSMLLSRRIFQNAPNHKLGSLVEAMNISSDGQFHRALYDSEMTAKLWLAMLNDICERYVLHDIPFSLIQRLVKTSKKSVDKVLKTW from the coding sequence ATGCATTCTGCTAACACCGTTGTTGTTTTGGATTTTGAAACGACCGGCCTTTCACCGGATTGGGGAGATTGTGCGATCGAAATTGGCGCGGTGCGGATAAAGGAAGGTGTAGTTGTGGAACGCTTTCAGGAGTTAATGAATCCCGGTTTTCGCATTAGTGGATTTATTGAGGGCTTTACGGGAATCACCAACGAGATGCTGAGAGACGCGGCTCCCTGCGGGGAGGTGATGCACAGATTTGCTGACTTTATTGAGGATGATAACTTGGTCGCGCACAACGCTGGGTTTGATAAACGTTTTCTGGATGCTGAGCTGGGTAAAATATCGAGAACCTACTCCGGGGAATTTGCATGCTCGATGCTTCTTTCCCGAAGGATTTTTCAGAATGCGCCGAACCACAAGCTGGGTTCTCTTGTGGAGGCCATGAACATATCCTCCGATGGACAATTTCACCGAGCCCTTTACGATTCTGAAATGACGGCCAAATTATGGCTGGCGATGCTGAATGATATTTGTGAGCGTTATGTTCTGCACGACATTCCGTTTTCACTCATCCAACGCTTAGTGAAGACTTCCAAGAAGTCGGTCGATAAAGTTTTAAAAACCTGGTGA
- a CDS encoding type II toxin-antitoxin system VapC family toxin — protein sequence MKLCDVNVLIYSHRQDASPEHESYAEWLTNLARGQEAFGLSEAVLSGFIRIVTNPRVFNAPTPINLALDFCENLRTRPQACLLRPGDRNWTIFDSLCRNIPAKGKLVADAWHAALAIEYDCEWITTDSDFARFPGLKWRHPLNN from the coding sequence ATGAAGCTCTGCGACGTGAACGTGCTGATCTATTCCCATCGTCAAGATGCCAGTCCCGAACACGAGTCTTACGCGGAGTGGCTAACAAATCTCGCACGCGGTCAGGAAGCGTTCGGTCTCTCCGAAGCTGTCTTGAGTGGATTTATTCGAATCGTTACTAATCCTCGAGTATTTAACGCTCCCACTCCAATAAACCTGGCACTCGACTTTTGCGAAAATCTCAGAACACGGCCCCAAGCATGTTTGCTAAGACCTGGCGACCGGAACTGGACCATTTTCGATTCTCTGTGCAGAAACATTCCGGCAAAAGGTAAATTGGTGGCTGACGCCTGGCATGCGGCACTGGCTATAGAATACGATTGTGAATGGATTACCACAGACAGTGATTTCGCACGATTTCCGGGATTAAAATGGAGGCATCCGCTCAACAATTAG
- a CDS encoding ribbon-helix-helix domain-containing protein: MRTTILLDDELAENLRKAARIRGLSFSAFIAEAGRAALKASTSNKEEPFELIVAGGGGPKPGIDLDKTSQLLAAEDEERYGS; the protein is encoded by the coding sequence ATGAGAACTACAATATTACTCGATGATGAACTCGCCGAAAATCTTAGGAAAGCCGCTCGCATTCGCGGTTTGAGTTTCAGCGCATTCATAGCCGAAGCGGGACGCGCGGCACTGAAGGCTTCAACCTCAAATAAAGAGGAACCATTCGAGTTGATTGTAGCTGGTGGCGGTGGGCCAAAACCTGGCATTGATCTGGATAAAACGAGTCAGTTGCTGGCTGCTGAAGATGAGGAACGCTACGGATCATGA
- the uvrA gene encoding excinuclease ABC subunit UvrA: MSAQQEYIHLRGIRQNNLKGFDLDLPLGKLVVVTGLSGAGKSSLVFETLHAEGQRRYVETFSPYTRQFLELLDRPKLDSVENIRPSIAIQQSNTVKTTRSTVGTMTELTDFFKVWFSHVAKLYDPDTGELVEDDNPESIWKKVHANSRDKTLLLAFRIDRPKQLQWEEILGPLKSQGYTRVLVKGKVVRLEELQISQLNKAELFIIQDRLKISGKSHNRFLESVQVALHYGRGEVVFFDEGGKESGHYSIGLHSPKSGKRYKPATPSLFSFNSPIGACPECRGFGRIVQVDYRLAIPNRKLSIDDGAIKAWLGAVYGESLKDLKISCRKKKIPTNIPFEDMPEEHQKFVIQGDPKFGKPGYKWPKAWYGLKGFFDWLENNTYKMHVRVFLSRFRTYTECPTCNGTRLQPESLCWKWRGMQLPDLYEMPVQDLLRLVKDHFVPTGDHRVDLAYESILTRLTYLDQVGLGYLTLNRPSKTLSGGEVERVNLTSCLGTSLVDTLFVLDEPSIGLHSRDIDRLIRILRRLTDMGNTVVVVEHDESIIRAADHVLEIGPQPGNLGGNLVFQGSLKDLLTDEASITGQYLSNRKTISSPDKRRHVKTNGTKKSPATPFLSFKNVSKHNIRKQDFKIPLERLVCLTGVSGSGKSTLLDNVIHQAFKQERGLVVEDPAEVAQIECPISFADVVLVDQGPVTKTPRSNPILYVSAWDDIRTLFAKTDEAQSQGFTTSFFSFNAGDGRCDNCTGLGYEQVEMQFLSDVFVTCPICEGERFKPEILEIQWSGKSIAQVLHLTITEALDFFKDQPRIKHKLKSLDAVGLGYLKLGQPLNTLSGGESQRLKLVKYLSQVGETDKYSLLLLDEPTTGLHKHDVNRLIQVLHQLVDEGHSVVVIEHNLDLIKCADWIIELGPEAGKAGGKVIATGTPEQLAKKKVPSQPFLIAELNRGNNKSEQTRSQLLAAEPSGKYQANRSSSTLVSEPSTKVLRVLGARQHNLKNISVDIPHNEITVVTGVSGSGKSSLAFDIVFAEGQRRFLESMSAYARQFVEQLPRPDIDDLRGIAPTVAIEQRVTRGSRKSTVATITEVAQYLRLLYARLGIQHSPDSGLPVISMSPSALVKHLQSQLALPKLKKQNHIYLASPLIRGRKGHHEPVATWVAKQGYEFMRIDGALIDVSKFKKLSRYNEHDIEVVIADLGRARSPCEPLNTSHLNQLLKRALRLGKGAAMLVDSSGNIFSWLSTERVDPSTGGAYPELDPKHFSWNSSKGWCPECRGNGNNWLENEDEDVDRKWFLEPCGICHGERLNLLSRSVYLYFKDGSELTLPGLLNLPPAGLLNRLHNLKLDRKGKAVVTDILPQIEERLKFMGQVGLDYLGMDRPTSTLSGGEAQRIRLSAQLGSNLSGVLYVLDEPSIGLHAKDNMRLIESLKDLKDRGNTLLIVEHDDETMEHADRIIDIGPGAGVHGGEIIANGPLEEILKNENSITGRYLKHGIPHPIRGSYRQLPPRYHARNKSAQDWLVLGRPGLRNLKGDDLHIPMGKLTMVGGISGAGKSTLIRDLLHPIVEYARIHKKSKVEEKEFSQAVPLPNTHAGKPFTRLLNGDRFRAVIEVDQKPIGKTPRSTPSTYMGAMDIIRRFFANLPEAKMRGMTASTFSFNTAGGRCETCKGSGQIKLEMNFLPDAYMTCEDCHGTRYGPELDDLRWKEKSIADVLNMTFEEAAAFFKTHSLLADMLELMVQTGLGYLTLGQSSPTLSGGEAQRLKLVSELAKGLPSFRDKSRAINFQNLYILEEPTIGLHMSDCEKLIHLLHQLVDQGHTVIVIEHNLDLLAEADFLIEVGPEGGEKGGHILYQGPVKGLSKIKKSPTWPFLKKKLKR, encoded by the coding sequence ATGTCAGCTCAGCAGGAATACATTCACCTACGCGGAATCCGCCAAAACAATCTAAAAGGATTTGATCTGGATCTTCCTCTGGGGAAGTTGGTGGTTGTGACCGGGCTGAGTGGCGCGGGGAAATCCTCGCTCGTTTTCGAAACACTCCATGCAGAAGGTCAACGGCGCTACGTCGAAACATTTTCACCTTATACCCGCCAATTCCTGGAGCTACTCGACCGCCCGAAATTGGATTCAGTAGAAAATATAAGACCTTCAATCGCCATACAGCAGAGCAACACGGTTAAAACGACCCGCTCTACCGTTGGAACCATGACTGAACTAACCGATTTCTTCAAAGTTTGGTTCAGCCACGTAGCCAAATTGTACGATCCAGATACGGGCGAACTGGTGGAGGATGACAATCCGGAATCTATTTGGAAAAAGGTCCACGCCAATTCCAGGGACAAAACACTGCTGCTTGCTTTTCGCATTGACCGTCCGAAACAACTCCAATGGGAAGAAATTCTGGGACCTTTGAAATCGCAGGGGTACACCCGTGTATTAGTGAAAGGCAAAGTGGTCCGCCTGGAGGAATTGCAGATCTCGCAACTGAACAAAGCAGAATTGTTCATCATCCAGGATCGCTTGAAAATTTCCGGAAAGAGTCACAACCGTTTCCTGGAATCGGTTCAAGTTGCCCTGCACTACGGCCGGGGCGAAGTGGTATTTTTTGACGAAGGAGGCAAAGAGTCCGGGCATTACTCAATCGGTCTGCATTCGCCGAAGTCCGGCAAGCGGTATAAACCAGCCACACCCTCGTTGTTTTCCTTCAATTCTCCGATTGGTGCATGCCCCGAGTGCCGAGGCTTTGGTCGCATTGTGCAGGTAGATTACCGGCTCGCGATCCCAAATCGCAAATTGAGTATCGACGATGGCGCTATCAAAGCCTGGCTAGGGGCTGTTTACGGAGAAAGTCTGAAGGACCTGAAAATATCCTGCCGGAAGAAAAAGATACCGACGAACATTCCTTTCGAGGATATGCCGGAGGAGCATCAGAAATTTGTAATTCAGGGAGATCCCAAATTCGGGAAACCTGGCTACAAATGGCCCAAAGCATGGTACGGGCTAAAAGGATTTTTCGATTGGCTGGAAAACAACACCTATAAAATGCATGTGCGGGTGTTCCTCTCTCGCTTCCGCACCTACACGGAGTGCCCAACTTGCAACGGCACGCGACTCCAACCCGAGTCACTTTGCTGGAAATGGCGTGGGATGCAGCTGCCGGATCTCTATGAGATGCCGGTTCAAGATCTCCTTCGTCTCGTAAAAGATCATTTTGTACCGACCGGCGACCATCGTGTTGATTTGGCATACGAATCCATTCTGACCCGTCTCACGTACCTCGACCAGGTTGGATTGGGTTACCTCACTCTCAACCGTCCTTCCAAAACCTTATCGGGTGGCGAAGTTGAAAGAGTAAACCTCACCTCCTGTCTGGGAACTTCCTTAGTCGACACCTTGTTTGTGTTAGACGAACCATCCATTGGTCTTCATTCGCGCGATATTGATCGGCTTATCCGGATTCTCCGGCGACTCACAGACATGGGAAATACAGTGGTGGTAGTCGAACACGACGAATCGATTATTCGGGCCGCAGATCATGTGTTGGAAATTGGACCACAACCTGGTAACCTTGGCGGGAACCTGGTTTTCCAAGGGTCATTAAAAGACTTATTAACCGATGAAGCGTCTATCACGGGCCAATACCTTTCAAACCGTAAAACCATCTCCTCTCCTGACAAACGCCGACACGTCAAAACAAACGGAACCAAGAAATCGCCGGCCACTCCTTTCCTTTCTTTCAAGAACGTATCCAAGCACAATATCCGAAAACAAGATTTCAAGATTCCACTTGAAAGACTGGTCTGTTTAACCGGCGTCAGTGGCTCAGGGAAATCCACACTCCTGGACAATGTCATTCACCAAGCCTTTAAACAGGAGCGTGGATTGGTCGTGGAAGACCCGGCCGAGGTAGCTCAGATCGAATGCCCCATTTCTTTTGCCGACGTCGTTCTGGTCGACCAGGGGCCTGTCACCAAGACACCGCGCTCCAATCCTATTTTGTATGTAAGTGCCTGGGACGATATAAGAACACTTTTCGCCAAAACGGATGAAGCACAATCCCAGGGCTTCACGACGTCTTTCTTTTCCTTCAACGCTGGCGATGGGCGTTGTGATAACTGCACGGGTCTTGGCTACGAACAAGTGGAGATGCAATTCCTGTCAGACGTTTTCGTCACTTGCCCGATTTGCGAAGGCGAACGTTTCAAGCCGGAGATATTGGAGATTCAGTGGAGCGGTAAATCCATTGCCCAGGTCCTCCACCTGACGATTACCGAGGCTTTGGATTTCTTTAAGGATCAACCCAGGATCAAGCACAAACTCAAGTCCCTCGACGCGGTTGGACTTGGTTACCTAAAACTGGGCCAACCGCTCAACACCTTATCGGGCGGAGAATCTCAACGATTGAAATTGGTCAAGTATCTATCCCAGGTGGGCGAGACCGATAAATATTCGCTTCTGCTACTGGATGAGCCAACGACGGGTCTACACAAACACGACGTCAATCGCCTGATACAGGTGCTCCATCAACTGGTCGACGAAGGTCACAGTGTGGTCGTTATTGAACATAACCTCGATCTCATCAAATGCGCCGACTGGATCATCGAACTGGGACCCGAAGCAGGCAAAGCTGGAGGCAAGGTCATTGCAACAGGAACGCCGGAACAGCTGGCAAAGAAAAAAGTCCCTTCCCAGCCATTCCTGATTGCCGAGTTAAATCGAGGAAACAACAAATCGGAACAAACCCGCTCACAACTGCTTGCAGCCGAACCTTCGGGGAAATACCAAGCCAACCGCAGTTCCTCGACCCTCGTCTCTGAACCCTCCACAAAGGTTCTTCGAGTCCTGGGCGCACGCCAACATAATCTAAAAAACATTTCCGTCGATATTCCCCACAATGAAATAACCGTTGTCACCGGGGTTTCTGGATCGGGAAAATCCAGCCTGGCTTTCGATATTGTTTTCGCCGAAGGACAACGACGTTTTCTTGAATCGATGTCCGCATACGCCCGCCAATTTGTCGAACAACTGCCCCGTCCGGACATTGATGACCTGCGAGGAATCGCACCCACAGTGGCCATCGAACAACGCGTGACCCGTGGCAGTCGTAAATCGACCGTGGCAACCATCACCGAAGTCGCTCAATACCTACGTTTGTTGTATGCACGCCTGGGCATTCAACATTCACCGGACTCAGGTCTTCCGGTGATTTCCATGAGCCCATCCGCTTTAGTAAAGCATCTTCAATCTCAGCTCGCTTTACCTAAACTCAAAAAACAAAACCACATTTATCTGGCGTCCCCACTAATTCGAGGACGCAAAGGGCACCACGAACCTGTCGCAACTTGGGTAGCCAAACAAGGTTATGAATTCATGCGCATCGATGGTGCTCTCATCGACGTTTCAAAATTCAAAAAACTATCCCGTTACAACGAACACGATATTGAAGTAGTGATCGCTGATTTAGGTAGGGCTCGATCGCCGTGCGAACCGTTGAATACATCCCATTTAAACCAACTCCTCAAACGCGCCCTTCGCCTCGGTAAAGGCGCGGCCATGCTTGTGGACAGCTCAGGCAACATTTTTTCCTGGCTCTCCACTGAACGGGTCGACCCAAGCACAGGAGGAGCTTACCCGGAACTCGATCCCAAGCACTTTTCCTGGAACAGCTCCAAAGGCTGGTGTCCAGAGTGTCGTGGAAACGGTAACAATTGGCTGGAAAACGAGGACGAAGACGTTGACCGTAAGTGGTTCCTTGAACCCTGCGGCATCTGCCATGGAGAACGACTCAATCTTCTTTCCCGCAGTGTGTACTTATATTTCAAAGACGGATCAGAGCTTACACTTCCTGGACTGCTCAACTTACCTCCGGCTGGACTTTTAAATCGTTTGCACAATCTGAAGCTCGACCGCAAAGGTAAGGCCGTCGTCACCGACATTCTGCCGCAAATTGAAGAGCGATTAAAGTTCATGGGGCAAGTGGGTCTCGACTATCTTGGCATGGATCGACCCACTTCGACGCTCTCTGGTGGCGAAGCGCAACGCATCCGCCTTTCAGCACAGTTAGGGTCAAATCTCTCAGGCGTACTGTATGTTTTGGACGAACCGTCCATTGGTCTACACGCCAAGGACAACATGCGATTGATCGAGTCTCTCAAAGACCTGAAGGACCGCGGCAATACTTTACTCATAGTCGAGCATGACGACGAGACCATGGAGCACGCCGACCGTATCATTGATATCGGTCCCGGTGCCGGTGTCCACGGCGGAGAGATTATTGCAAATGGACCTTTGGAAGAGATTCTTAAAAACGAGAATTCTATAACTGGCCGCTATCTAAAACACGGTATCCCCCACCCGATTCGCGGAAGTTACCGTCAACTTCCACCGCGCTACCATGCCCGGAATAAATCAGCTCAGGATTGGCTCGTCCTGGGAAGGCCGGGACTACGCAACCTGAAGGGTGATGACTTACACATTCCCATGGGCAAACTCACCATGGTGGGCGGGATTTCTGGTGCAGGAAAATCAACGCTTATTCGCGACCTCTTGCATCCGATCGTTGAGTACGCGCGGATACACAAGAAATCCAAAGTAGAAGAGAAAGAGTTTTCCCAAGCGGTGCCTCTTCCCAACACCCACGCTGGTAAACCGTTTACCCGCTTGCTGAATGGCGATCGTTTTCGCGCCGTCATAGAGGTTGACCAAAAACCGATTGGAAAAACGCCACGCTCCACTCCCTCAACCTACATGGGAGCCATGGACATTATCCGTCGCTTTTTTGCAAACCTGCCAGAAGCGAAAATGCGCGGGATGACTGCCAGTACCTTTTCTTTTAATACAGCCGGAGGACGGTGTGAAACCTGTAAAGGCTCAGGACAGATCAAGCTCGAGATGAACTTCCTGCCCGATGCCTATATGACTTGCGAAGACTGTCATGGAACACGCTACGGTCCCGAACTGGATGATCTTCGCTGGAAAGAGAAGTCTATTGCCGACGTCCTGAACATGACCTTCGAAGAAGCAGCAGCGTTTTTTAAAACGCACTCGTTACTCGCGGACATGCTCGAACTCATGGTGCAAACAGGGCTCGGTTACCTGACTCTCGGCCAAAGCAGTCCCACCCTGTCAGGCGGTGAAGCCCAACGTCTCAAACTCGTCAGTGAGCTCGCCAAAGGCCTCCCCAGCTTCCGCGATAAAAGCCGCGCCATTAATTTCCAGAATCTCTACATCCTGGAAGAGCCCACCATCGGGCTTCATATGAGCGACTGTGAAAAATTGATCCATCTGCTCCACCAACTCGTCGACCAAGGCCACACGGTCATCGTCATCGAACACAACCTCGACCTGCTCGCCGAAGCTGACTTCCTGATAGAGGTTGGCCCTGAAGGCGGAGAGAAAGGCGGACATATTCTTTACCAAGGCCCCGTCAAAGGACTAAGCAAAATCAAGAAAAGTCCAACCTGGCCGTTTCTGAAAAAGAAACTTAAACGCTAA
- a CDS encoding efflux RND transporter periplasmic adaptor subunit, translating into MSPRKKSKKKLIVFSVLFLMAIATVVLLATRKKEEVIEVTTEKAERRTITSIVSATGRIFPEVEIKISSEVPGEIIDLPVVEGQLVKKGDLLVRVDPDRAETQVRQRKVTINTAKARSLEAKAQRLQAEQDLGRVEELFAKGFISEKELEDGKTLVEIRKMQEQSSLLEIERAMSVLEEAEEELSKTVTFAPMDGTISKLDSELGERVVGTGSFAGTEIMRVADLTNMEVRIEVSETDIIHVKVNDKATVEVDAMSDVKFDGYVTEISSSAANVRQNNDQLTTFEVRIKLTAPSPKLRPGMTATADIETETVEDAVSVPMQSVTVRKKDEVRKALNPDAEEVDDKKSDGKEVDDVDKYLIANEDKKGKDSKEDLQRIVFVVKDAKVVMREVKTGIADNAYIVIEEGIEPGEQVVSGSYRAITRQLKHEIAISEKKAENKKKPEAEKG; encoded by the coding sequence GTGAGTCCTCGAAAAAAATCCAAGAAAAAGCTGATCGTTTTTTCTGTTCTATTCTTAATGGCAATAGCGACCGTAGTGCTTTTAGCCACGCGCAAAAAAGAGGAAGTTATTGAAGTGACGACCGAAAAGGCCGAACGACGTACGATAACCAGCATTGTTTCTGCTACCGGCCGTATTTTCCCTGAAGTTGAGATAAAAATTTCCTCAGAAGTCCCAGGAGAAATAATCGACCTTCCGGTAGTTGAAGGGCAACTCGTGAAGAAGGGAGACCTGCTGGTACGGGTGGATCCAGACCGTGCTGAGACTCAAGTGCGTCAGCGAAAAGTAACCATCAACACAGCCAAGGCCCGTTCTTTGGAAGCCAAAGCCCAGCGATTGCAGGCAGAACAGGATTTGGGCCGCGTGGAGGAATTGTTTGCCAAAGGCTTTATCAGTGAAAAGGAATTGGAAGACGGGAAAACCTTAGTGGAGATTCGCAAAATGCAGGAGCAGTCCTCGTTGTTGGAGATCGAGCGAGCCATGTCTGTTTTGGAAGAAGCGGAAGAAGAATTGTCCAAAACAGTTACCTTTGCGCCTATGGATGGAACGATAAGCAAACTGGATTCGGAGCTAGGAGAACGGGTTGTTGGGACCGGTTCTTTTGCTGGAACAGAAATTATGCGGGTGGCTGACCTGACGAATATGGAAGTACGGATTGAGGTGAGCGAGACAGACATCATTCATGTGAAGGTGAATGACAAAGCCACTGTTGAGGTGGATGCTATGTCCGATGTTAAATTCGATGGCTATGTTACCGAAATATCAAGCTCAGCCGCCAATGTTCGTCAGAATAATGATCAGCTAACCACCTTTGAGGTAAGGATTAAACTGACAGCCCCAAGTCCAAAGTTACGACCCGGGATGACAGCTACGGCAGACATTGAAACAGAAACGGTTGAAGATGCCGTTTCGGTACCCATGCAATCGGTTACCGTTCGAAAGAAAGACGAAGTTAGAAAAGCACTCAATCCGGATGCCGAAGAAGTGGACGATAAGAAGTCAGATGGGAAAGAGGTTGATGACGTCGACAAATATTTGATCGCGAACGAGGATAAAAAGGGAAAGGATTCCAAAGAAGATTTACAGCGCATAGTCTTTGTAGTGAAGGACGCTAAAGTTGTTATGCGCGAGGTGAAAACGGGTATAGCAGACAATGCTTATATTGTGATCGAGGAAGGAATCGAACCTGGTGAACAGGTTGTGTCCGGCAGTTATAGAGCCATCACCCGGCAGTTGAAGCACGAGATTGCCATTTCTGAGAAGAAAGCGGAAAATAAGAAAAAACCTGAAGCTGAAAAGGGCTGA
- a CDS encoding ABC transporter ATP-binding protein — MEIESMNQPYIGIGDPIIDIGRVEKFYDLGKANIVKALDGVNLKIYRNDYVAIMGPSGSGKSTLMNMLGCLDTPTSGQYFFEGEDVAEMDDNELAFIRNQKIGFVFQSFNLLARATTLRNVELPLIYAGIPKWEREEMALDACRKVGLADRVTHKPNELSGGQRQRVAIARALVNGPSIILADEPTGNLDSKTGAEIMELLDELHRQGNTIILVTHEENIASHAHRFIRLMDGKIETDEVNPLKG, encoded by the coding sequence ATGGAAATCGAAAGCATGAATCAGCCTTATATAGGAATCGGCGACCCCATCATCGACATTGGTCGGGTTGAGAAGTTTTACGATTTGGGAAAGGCAAACATCGTGAAGGCTCTTGATGGCGTAAATCTCAAAATCTACCGGAACGATTATGTTGCGATCATGGGTCCATCGGGCAGCGGTAAATCCACTTTAATGAATATGCTGGGGTGTCTGGATACGCCTACTTCAGGTCAATACTTCTTTGAAGGAGAGGATGTCGCCGAAATGGATGACAACGAGTTGGCTTTCATCCGGAATCAGAAGATCGGATTTGTTTTCCAGAGTTTCAACCTATTGGCACGCGCGACAACCTTACGTAATGTGGAGCTACCGCTCATCTATGCAGGTATACCCAAATGGGAACGCGAAGAAATGGCGCTCGACGCCTGTAGAAAAGTGGGGCTGGCCGATCGTGTGACCCATAAACCGAATGAGCTTTCCGGAGGTCAGCGCCAGCGTGTGGCAATAGCTCGGGCTCTGGTGAATGGCCCTTCAATTATTTTGGCTGATGAGCCAACTGGTAATCTCGATTCAAAAACGGGTGCTGAAATAATGGAGTTGCTCGATGAGCTTCATCGGCAGGGAAACACTATTATTTTGGTAACGCATGAGGAGAATATTGCTAGTCATGCGCATCGTTTTATTCGGCTAATGGATGGGAAAATAGAAACAGATGAGGTGAATCCTCTCAAAGGATGA